CGCCACACGTTCCGGTGTAATCGCATAACGACCGCCTGCTTGCCCGATACAAAGGAGCATATCCGGTTTAATTTCCAAAGCTTTCTCACGCATGACTTCGGCTGACTTATGGAAAACAGTTGGGATTTCCAACTTCACAATTTCAGCACCGGCAATTTCGTCTTCTAACAGTTTTACGGCTTCAAGCGCCGGGTTGATTTTCTCGCCACCGAACGGATCGAAGGCTGTCACTAGAATTTTCATAATATCGTTCCTTTCTGTCTTTTAGAATGCCCAGAAATACATCAAGGCAATATGAATCACAATCAGTATAAGTGCCATTGGCGTTTGAACTTTAATAACACCATTTGGGTTCTTCATTTCCAACAAAGCTGCTGGCAACGCGTTAAAGTTCGCAGCCATTGGAGTCATTAACGTCCCACAGAAACCTGCTGTCATCGCCAAAGCACCCGCAATCGCAGGATCCGCTCCTTGCGCAATTACAAATGGCAAGCCGATACCTGCCGTAATGACGGTAAAGGCGGCAAAGGCATTCCCCATAATCATTGTAAAGATAACCATACCAAACACATAGGCAATAACGCCAATCAAACGATTACCTTGAGGAACAACACCTGAGATCAAATCAGCGATTACATCGCCAACCCCTGCTGTCGTAAATAAAACACCTAATGCAGCAAGCAGTTGCGGTAAAATTCCTGTCGTACCAACTTGTTGCACCATGCGATCCGATTCGTCCAAAGCTTCTTTCGGGCTCGCGCGGAAAATACCCATTGCAACCAATAAAGAAACTACTGCTGCAACCCCAATCCCGACTTGTCCACCAAAAGGAGTGAATTGAGCGATTACGACCGCCGTAATTGCCAGGATAATAGCGGGCACAAAAATACCATTGCCGATGCGATCTGCATGCGCAGCCTGTTCTTCTTCGGTCGTTGTTTCCAGTCTACCCATTTTTACTTGTTTGAAGAGAGTCAATAGCCCCATAATCACTAAGAATAGGCCACTGAAGACGGGAGGCATCATGTTACCGAATGCAAAGATAATTCCTAATAAAGCCCAGAAAATAGCTGTTCCGAAACGAGTCGGATGGTCTGTTTGCTTCATCACGCGGTATGCCGTATAAAAGAGCTGTACGCCGATAAACATGTAGAACATATCAAGCAGTAACGGTACTAACGTTTCAGTAATATATGCTGCGTTCATTATTTACGACCTCCTTTTTTACCATATTTGCGTGCCATCTGTCTATCTGTCACCAAGTTATTAAGTGCAGCAAGTATTAAAGCAATGATGGCAATCGGAAATGAAGCTTTAACGACAGCAATTTCAGTAATTTCGTAACCCAATGACTTCATTGTTCCAGTAATCATCAATACCCCAGAAGCTGCGATAAAAGTGTTTTGAGCAAAGAAGTTTCCGAAGTTATCGGAAGCAGCCGATTTTGCTTTTAACATCTCTCTATCCTCTTCGTCAATTTCCCCGTATTTCAATTTAGCAGCAGCCTGCACCATCGGATCTACAATCGGACGTACAAATTGAGTGTGTCCTTGTAAACGGATGGAGAAAAAGGCCGCAATTTCACGGATGAATTGGTACAACGTTAACATTCTTCCTGAAGTTAAACCTTTAAGTTTTTGAATCAAATTCGTTGCCTGCATTCTTAGACCGAAACGTTCAGATAGTCCAATCATTGGCAACGTTAAAAAGAATAATGTAACCAGACGATTATTAACAAATGCAGAGCCTAAAATTTCTAAAATCTCCACAAAAGAAATACCGGATACTAACCCGGTCACAATTGCAGCAATTAAAACAACAGCAATCGTATCAAGCTTTAGAACAAAACCAACGACAATAATAGCAATACCAATTAATCGTATCCATTCCATTATTTCTCACTCCTTATATAATATTTTTAATCATCTTATTATACCAGATATACGAATATGTTGAAAAACTTAGGCCTTATCGGACAGTAATCTATAGTGTGGGTGATGAAAGTTGCGTTTGAAAGCAGTTAGAGCGGCGTCTTACCTCTTCTACCGGCTTTCACGGTTTCTGAATTTGCTGAAAGCCGGTATTTTTCATATTTTACCGGCTTTCAGCGTTTTGTAATTCCCTGAAAGCCGGCTCCTTCCTTTTTACCTAAAAAAAAAGCATTTTATTTATCTAACAATCTCCGTTTATGCATCATTTAAGCACGTCCACAAAGGAATCACCCGGTCCAAAGATTGTTAAATCAAGCTTTTTTTCCACGTGGAATAAGTCGAGGAGTTATGTTAGGGTGACTCGACGTGCAAAGGTTGGTTGATTTAAGCTGACTTTTTCACGCTTTCGCGGTAAATAGTGCAAGAGTTGGACCTTTTCAACTGACCTTTGCACGTCTACACAATGAATGACGTTCCTCCAGAAACTTATATTACCCTATACTACTACAAAAAAAGCACCATCATCTCATAAGAAATGATGGTGCTAAAGTATACCGGCGGCCGGGGTCGAACCGGCACGCCCTCGCGGGCACTGGATTTTGAGTCCAGCGCGTCTGCCTATTCCGCCACGCCGGCATCTTACATATTAAGATTGTTAAGAAAAAAAAGCACCCACGACTTCAACTAATATTTAGTTCAGTCAATAGGTGGCTGTGCCTTCGTTATAATCTTACTGGGCTAGCTGGATTCGAACCAACGATGACGGAGTCAAAGTCCGTTGCCTTACCGCTTGGCTATAGCCCAAAAATGGGGCGACTGATGGGAATTGAACCCACGAATGCCGGATCCACAAACCGGTGCGTTAACCACTTCGCCACAATCGCCATAATAATCCAAAACAGGGGTAGTAGGATTCGAACCCACACTGACGGTTTTGGAGACCGTAGTACTACCATTATACTATACCCCTAAAACAAAAAAAGAATGGAGGGGGGCAGATTCGAACTGCCGAACCCGAAGGAGCGGATTTACAGTCCGCCGCGTTTAGCCACTTCGCTACCCCTCCATGGTGGCCTGGGACGGAATCGAACCGCCGACACCTTGAGCTTCAATCAAGTGCTCTACCAACTGAGCTACCAGGCCAATCTGTGAAACAACACTGTGGACATACGTCCAAGTGAATTATACTTCCTTATGCAGCTATACATTAAGAAGATAAAACGGTCCCGACGGGATTTGAACCCGCGATCTCCTGCGTGACAGGCAGGCATGTTGACCCCTACACCACGGAACCAATGGAGGTTGACGGGATCGAACCGCCGACCCTCTGCTTGTAAGGCAGATGCTCTCCCAGCTGAGCTAAACCTCCATGTATTTCTATAAATACAATTTGTTATGACCCGTACGGGACTCGAACCCGTGTTACCGCCGTGAAAGGGCGGTGTCTTAACCGCTTGACCAACGGGCCATTATAATAATATTTTTGAACGGAGAGTAAGGGATTCGAACCCTTGAGACGGTTTCCCGCCTACACGGTTTCCAACCGTGCTCCTTCGGCCACTCGGACAACTCTCCAGAGAACCTATTATAATCAATCATATCCCTCTTCATAAAAAGAGAACTCCGCAAGTAGGACTCGAACCTACGACATCATGATTAACAGTCATGCGCTACTACCAACTGAGCTATTGCGGAATAAAATTACTGCGCGGCAACGTCCTACTCTCACAAAGGGAAACCCTTCACTACAATCGGCGCTAAGAAGCTTAACTTCTGTGTTCGGGATGGGAACAGGTGTGACCTTCTCGCCATCGTCACCGCACAATTATTTAATTAAAGGAACAACGTTCCCTCAAAACTGAATCCATAACACGACTGAA
This genomic interval from Jeotgalibaca porci contains the following:
- a CDS encoding DUF979 domain-containing protein, which translates into the protein MNAAYITETLVPLLLDMFYMFIGVQLFYTAYRVMKQTDHPTRFGTAIFWALLGIIFAFGNMMPPVFSGLFLVIMGLLTLFKQVKMGRLETTTEEEQAAHADRIGNGIFVPAIILAITAVVIAQFTPFGGQVGIGVAAVVSLLVAMGIFRASPKEALDESDRMVQQVGTTGILPQLLAALGVLFTTAGVGDVIADLISGVVPQGNRLIGVIAYVFGMVIFTMIMGNAFAAFTVITAGIGLPFVIAQGADPAIAGALAMTAGFCGTLMTPMAANFNALPAALLEMKNPNGVIKVQTPMALILIVIHIALMYFWAF
- a CDS encoding DUF969 domain-containing protein, producing the protein MEWIRLIGIAIIVVGFVLKLDTIAVVLIAAIVTGLVSGISFVEILEILGSAFVNNRLVTLFFLTLPMIGLSERFGLRMQATNLIQKLKGLTSGRMLTLYQFIREIAAFFSIRLQGHTQFVRPIVDPMVQAAAKLKYGEIDEEDREMLKAKSAASDNFGNFFAQNTFIAASGVLMITGTMKSLGYEITEIAVVKASFPIAIIALILAALNNLVTDRQMARKYGKKGGRK